The proteins below are encoded in one region of Elgaria multicarinata webbii isolate HBS135686 ecotype San Diego chromosome 20, rElgMul1.1.pri, whole genome shotgun sequence:
- the LOC134411448 gene encoding arylacetamide deacetylase-like 3 codes for MEFGQMLWMLASYVSISILSLVFAWAIYYDITRTHIPPGFNHHLKLRLINFSLNLVFGLEMFLEKLGVCPRHKCGRFIQTVMPPLIFPRTIIKNLVFDEVPVRVYWPTTPTTNKRRAMVYLHGGVGVHANLKTHARLCNYIARKSGSVVVCVRFRYAPEHPYPVPVLDCCTATIHLLKNAERYGVDPNHIIVGGDSSGGTFAAAVCHELATRKDLPRVRAQVLLYPFLQAVDFNLPSYQQSHSIPLSFQKRIVRLGLLYLTGRNVKVDEFIRGAHVPEELRVKYRKWVSADIIPEEFKVRGYVPPVLAPFSKEHYEVGKQAFEPMFSPLLAEDAVIRQLPATFILTCEYDVLRDDGLLYKKRLEDNGVPVTWHHVKDGFHGISMFVDLGLLEFPSSRSSCERVIHFLECL; via the exons ATGGAATTTGGTCAAATGCTTTGGATGTTGGCATCCTATGTAAGCATTTCCATTCTCTCTTTGGTGTTTGCATGGGCAATTTACTATGATATTACCAGGACACACATTCCCCCAGGATTCAACCACCATTTGAAACTACGACTTATTAATTTCTCACTGAATCTTGTCTTTGGATTG GAAATGTTTCTGGAGAAGCTTGGTGTTTGCCCTAGACATAAATGTGGGAGGTTTATTCAGACTGTCATGCCACCATTGATATTCCCAAGGACGATCATCAAGAATCTGGTGTTTGATGAGGTGCCAGTGAGGGTGTAttggcccacaacaccaactacCAATAAGAGAAGAGCAATGGTCTACCTTCATGGAGGAGTTGGCGTGCATGCAAACTTGA AAACCCATGCAAGGTTGTGCAACTACATTGCCAGAAAGAGTGGTTCTGTGGTTGTGTGTGTTAG ATTTCGGTATGCTCCGGAGCATCCATACCCAGTGCCAGTTCTGGACTGTTGCACTGCTACTATACACCTGTTGAAGAATGCTGAGCGATATGGAGTGGACCCCAACCACATCATCGTTGGTGGGGACAGTAGCGGAGGCACCTTTGCTGCTGCAGTTTGTCATGAACTGGCGACAAGGAAGGATCTCCCAAGGGTCCGAGCCCAGGTCCTTCTCTACCCATTCCTTCAAGCAGTGGACTTCAATTTGCCTTCTTATCAGCAAAGCCATTCAATTCCCTTGTCATTCCAGAAACGAATAGTCCGATTAGGCTTGTTGTATCTCACTGGGAGAAATGTCAAAGTGGATGAATTTATAAGAGGTGCCCATGTTCCTGAGGAGTTGAGGGTGAAGTACAGAAAGTGGGTTAGTGCAGATATCATTCCAGAAGAATTTAAGGTCAGGGGTTATGTGCCACCAGTGCTTGCTCCATTTTCAAAAGAACATTATGAAGTTGGCAAGCAAGCCTTTGAGCCCATGTTTTCCCCACTTTTAGCAGAAGATGCTGTCATCCGCCAGCTCCCTGCTACATTCATTTTAACCTGCGAATATGATGTTCTCAGGGATGATGGACTTTTGTATAAGAAACGCCTGGAGGACAATGGTGTGCCAGTGACATGGCATCATGTGAAGGATGGGTTCCATGGAATAAGCATGTTTGTTGATTTAGGGCTTCTTGAATTTCCAAGCTCCCGGAGCAGTTGTGAACGTGTAATTCATTTTTTAGAGTGTTTATAG